CTTTGTTTTTTTACACAAAACGTATATATATGGCTGTAAACTGCAGGAGAGGGATCATTTGTGAGGAGTGAGTTTTGGCAAGAAAATTCATCCTCTACCCGAAGGCCATAAACGTATATATAGCTGCCAAGACAAAGGGTCTCTCCACGACTACCATGTTAGCCGGCGGCTTATATAATCGAAGGGGGTAAGCTTCAGTTCTTTCTGTACAGTAGAAGCAAATATGCATGCTCCATGTATGGTTTAAGCCAACTCAAAATGAACCAACACTTCCTAACAATCCTAGAAAAATGCATTAATCTCAGCCATCTTAAACAACTCCAATCTTTCATCATCTCTCAAGGCCACTCCCACACCCAATTCTACATCTTCAAGTTAGTTCGCTTTTGCACACTCAAGATATTCAACTTTTACTATGCTCGCTTACTGTTTGATCATCTTCCTTCTCccaatatatacttatacactGCCATGATTACTGCTTATGCCTCTAACCCCAACCACCATACTTCCGCTTTTGTTCTTTACCGTCACATGCTTCGCAAAGGCAAGCCGGCACccaacaattttattttccctcATGTCTTGAAATCAGCTCCTGAGGTTTTGGAGTCTAATGGCACGAAACTGGTTCATACCCAGATTTTAAAATCGGGTTTTGGACAATACCCAGTTGTCCAAACGGCTCTGGTTGATTCCTATTCGAGGACGGGTTCGTGCATTGGGATTGCAAGGGACGTGTTCGATGAAATGTCTGAGAGAACTCTTGTGTCTTGGACTGCTATGGTTTCTGGGTATATGAGAGTAGGGGATGTTGGAAAGGCTGTTTCGCTTTTCGAGCAGATGCCCAATAGGGATGTTCCTTCTTGGAATGCTGTTATTGCAGGGTGCACGCAAAATGGATTCTTTTCTGAGGCTATTTCAGTGTTGAGAAAGATGGTAATGGTGGGAACAGGAGAAGGGAATAGGCCTAATCAGGTTACAGTTGTTTGCAGTTTATCGGCTTGTGGAAACACTGGGATGTTTCAGCTTGGCAAATCAATCCATGGTTACGTTTATAGAAATGGTATTGATAATGATTGTTTCATAGCTAATGCTTTAATAGATATGTATGGGAAATGTGGGAGCTTAGATACAGCAAGAAGGATTTTTGAAATGAGTTCCAAGAAAAACTTGACATCTTGGAACTCTGTAATCAATTGTTTTGCACTACATGGACAAAGT
The window above is part of the Gossypium raimondii isolate GPD5lz chromosome 9, ASM2569854v1, whole genome shotgun sequence genome. Proteins encoded here:
- the LOC105798303 gene encoding pentatricopeptide repeat-containing protein At1g33350; this encodes MYGLSQLKMNQHFLTILEKCINLSHLKQLQSFIISQGHSHTQFYIFKLVRFCTLKIFNFYYARLLFDHLPSPNIYLYTAMITAYASNPNHHTSAFVLYRHMLRKGKPAPNNFIFPHVLKSAPEVLESNGTKLVHTQILKSGFGQYPVVQTALVDSYSRTGSCIGIARDVFDEMSERTLVSWTAMVSGYMRVGDVGKAVSLFEQMPNRDVPSWNAVIAGCTQNGFFSEAISVLRKMVMVGTGEGNRPNQVTVVCSLSACGNTGMFQLGKSIHGYVYRNGIDNDCFIANALIDMYGKCGSLDTARRIFEMSSKKNLTSWNSVINCFALHGQSENAISLFEEMINCGFEDIRPDAVTFISLLNACTHGGLVEKGRAYFELMTSSYNIEPRIDHYGCLIDLLGRAGKFEEAMEVINCMKMKPDEVVWGSLLNGCKIYGRLDLAEFAVKKLIEIDPNNGGYGSMLANLYGALGKWDEVRKFRKKLKEQSAYKTPGCSWIEVDGKVHQFYSVDKMHPRTDEIYGILESMVAFS